GAATGGCAGAAAGAACAGCTCTTCGCCATTATCAATTACCGTAACCTCCAGAAACTGCCCATGCTCATCAGTTCCGAACGCAACTTTGCTCAGATGGTGGACATAGACGAAGCGATTGGCAGCAGACTCCGCGACATGGCTCGCGGGATGACGGTGACCATCATCGGCAACAAAGATTTAAATTACCGGATGAGGGAGGGCTAACATGAACGAGCAGATAGATGATTATGAACTGTTTGATAAAGACTTTGACGAGTTTTTAAGACGGGGAATCGAGCAATATCAGGCAGACAAACAAGAGCTGGAAGAGGACTAGTAAGCCATGAATAAAATAATCGTTTGCGAGGATTTAGATTTTCTGTGGTCGCTTACAGACATAAAACGCATTAAAACGATGTGGGAACAAGGAATTAGTATTGACGACATGTCCAAATCTGTTTCCAGGGACCCCGACGAAGTTGCAATACTCATAATGGATTTATTTAGGCACGGTGAGATAAAAGACCGCCCAGGAGGGGCAAGGGGGAAGGGATATGAATAGGCTCGTTATAGCAGGAACAATACCTTCTGTTAACCATATGTATCGAAATGTCTACGTAAAAGGTAGGGCAATAAAAGTATACTCAGCAAAAGCCAGAAAATGGTTTGACGAGGCAGTTATTCAGGCAACTGAGTGGCGGCTGCAAAATAAGTGGCAGACTTCAAAGGATAAGGTGATAGTTAAAATCTGGTTTTATTACCCTAATGCCATTAAACGAGATACACACAATGGTCTAAAAATACTCTTAGATGCCTTGGAAGATGCCAGGATTTATGAAAACGACAAAACGGCATTGCCACATGTGATGGATTATGTGATTGATAGACGGCGTCCAAGGGTGGAAATAGAGCTGGAAAGATATGAGTAGGGGTAAACGGTCACCCAAGGACAAAAATCCGTCAAAACGGACGCTGGAGGACCTGAAACAAGCCCCTGGAAGGTGTTCGGAGTGTGCTGGATACCGGT
This Paenibacillus larvae subsp. larvae DNA region includes the following protein-coding sequences:
- a CDS encoding RusA family crossover junction endodeoxyribonuclease, yielding MNRLVIAGTIPSVNHMYRNVYVKGRAIKVYSAKARKWFDEAVIQATEWRLQNKWQTSKDKVIVKIWFYYPNAIKRDTHNGLKILLDALEDARIYENDKTALPHVMDYVIDRRRPRVEIELERYE